Proteins encoded together in one Kutzneria kofuensis window:
- a CDS encoding MBL fold metallo-hydrolase — protein MTNRPERIESATRRTLLKSVALAAVVPAAAGLLGGPLAGSATAAEPDPLPDYAPVPAASVGPALNTDGYYVSRIQGNLYWVTDSFYQAMFLTTREGVVLVDAPPTIGRNLLRAITEVTRANGMPNRVTHLIYSHSHADHIGASVIFGKDVVRIGHTETRRLLLLDRDPNRPAPTETFEDRYVLKVGGERLELAHHGPNHSPDNIFVYAPAQRTLMVVDVLYPGWVPFKNLAVSQDIPAWVKAHDVAMAYPWQTLVGGHLGRLGVRADGDIQKQYMADLDAAVRNASATVDPTPYFEKYGPSGNAWAIFKAYLDAVARQAAEPVTAKYAGLLAAADVFTFDNAFALLESHRIDGGLLGPFGIHP, from the coding sequence ATGACGAACAGACCCGAACGCATCGAATCCGCCACGCGCCGGACCTTACTGAAAAGTGTGGCGCTGGCCGCTGTCGTGCCCGCCGCGGCGGGGCTGCTCGGCGGACCGCTGGCCGGCTCCGCCACCGCGGCGGAGCCGGACCCCCTGCCGGACTACGCGCCAGTGCCCGCGGCCTCGGTCGGACCGGCGCTGAACACGGACGGCTACTACGTCAGCCGAATCCAGGGAAATCTCTACTGGGTGACCGACTCCTTCTACCAGGCCATGTTCCTGACCACGCGTGAAGGTGTCGTGCTCGTCGACGCACCGCCCACGATCGGACGCAACCTGCTGCGCGCCATCACCGAGGTCACTCGAGCCAACGGCATGCCCAACAGGGTCACGCACCTGATCTACTCCCACTCCCACGCCGACCACATCGGCGCGTCGGTCATCTTCGGCAAGGACGTAGTGCGCATCGGGCACACGGAGACCCGTCGGTTGCTCCTGCTCGACCGGGACCCCAACCGGCCGGCGCCGACGGAAACGTTTGAGGACCGCTACGTTCTCAAGGTGGGCGGTGAGCGGCTGGAGCTTGCCCACCACGGTCCGAACCACTCGCCCGACAACATCTTCGTCTACGCACCAGCCCAGCGAACCCTCATGGTCGTGGACGTGCTCTACCCGGGCTGGGTGCCGTTCAAGAACCTCGCTGTGTCCCAGGACATCCCCGCCTGGGTGAAGGCCCACGACGTGGCGATGGCGTACCCGTGGCAGACTTTGGTCGGCGGCCATCTCGGACGCCTCGGTGTCCGTGCCGACGGCGACATCCAGAAGCAGTACATGGCCGACCTCGACGCCGCGGTCCGCAACGCCTCGGCCACGGTGGACCCCACGCCCTACTTCGAGAAATACGGGCCCAGCGGCAACGCCTGGGCGATCTTCAAGGCCTACCTCGACGCGGTCGCCCGCCAAGCCGCCGAGCCGGTGACTGCCAAGTACGCCGGGCTACTGGCCGCCGCCGACGTCTTCACCTTCGACAACGCCTTCGCGCTGCTGGAGTCCCATCGGATCGACGGCGGACTCCTCGGCCCCTTCGGCATCCATCCGTAA
- a CDS encoding oxidoreductase: MNTRVAVVSGGTKGIGAAVVERLRKDGYAVVTGSRSAVPEHGEDLTVVRADLATAEGVEALAAAALQRGRVDALVNNVGQFDARSSFLDVTDAQWEQGFAANVLSAVRLTRALLPALLERGGAVVNVSSINARLPFPMVVDYSAHKAALTNLTTTLSEEFAPRGVRVNAVSPGPVRTPGWTDDGRLADGMAAASGATREQVLDEGVPTSMGIALGRMGEADEIADAIAFLLGPQARWITGTDLVIDGGTIKTA, encoded by the coding sequence GTGAACACCAGGGTGGCCGTGGTCAGCGGAGGTACGAAGGGCATCGGCGCGGCGGTCGTCGAGCGCCTGCGCAAGGATGGGTACGCCGTGGTCACAGGCTCGCGCTCGGCCGTGCCGGAGCACGGGGAGGACCTGACCGTGGTGCGGGCTGACCTCGCCACAGCCGAGGGGGTGGAGGCGCTCGCTGCCGCCGCGCTCCAGCGCGGCCGGGTGGACGCGCTGGTCAACAACGTCGGGCAGTTCGACGCCCGGAGTTCGTTCCTCGATGTCACCGACGCGCAGTGGGAACAGGGATTCGCCGCGAACGTGCTGTCGGCTGTGCGGCTGACCCGCGCGTTGCTTCCTGCGCTGCTGGAGCGCGGCGGCGCCGTCGTCAACGTCTCATCGATCAACGCTCGACTGCCGTTCCCCATGGTCGTCGACTACTCCGCGCACAAAGCCGCGCTCACCAACCTCACCACGACGCTGTCAGAGGAGTTCGCGCCGCGAGGTGTGCGGGTCAACGCGGTGTCGCCAGGTCCAGTCCGCACACCGGGCTGGACCGATGACGGCCGGCTCGCCGACGGTATGGCCGCCGCCTCCGGTGCCACGCGGGAGCAGGTGCTCGACGAGGGAGTGCCGACGAGCATGGGCATCGCGCTCGGACGGATGGGCGAGGCCGACGAGATCGCCGACGCCATTGCGTTCCTGCTCGGTCCGCAGGCGCGGTGGATCACCGGCACGGACCTGGTGATCGACGGCGGGACGATCAAGACGGCATGA
- a CDS encoding TetR/AcrR family transcriptional regulator encodes MPRPREFDEQDAVARATDLFHRRGYHATSTRDLGEALALNPSSLYRAFGDKHALFLRALDHYQACESARCAAALEYDRPVRVVLRDWLYLMIETTDTAGCFLVNTAIELGTGDPETARRVDAAFEGTTDAIAALLRRGITAGELPADLDADATADLLFTTLAGLRVRHRAGHDSRKLRAAVDRALRILD; translated from the coding sequence GTGCCACGGCCCCGGGAGTTCGACGAACAGGACGCGGTCGCGCGCGCCACGGACCTGTTCCACCGGCGCGGCTACCACGCCACGTCCACACGCGACCTCGGCGAAGCGCTAGCGCTCAACCCGAGCAGTCTCTACCGCGCGTTCGGCGACAAGCACGCACTGTTCCTCCGCGCGCTGGACCACTACCAGGCATGCGAGTCCGCGCGCTGCGCCGCAGCACTGGAATACGACCGACCCGTCCGCGTCGTGCTGCGCGACTGGCTCTACTTGATGATCGAGACCACCGACACGGCAGGCTGCTTCCTCGTCAACACCGCCATCGAACTGGGCACCGGCGACCCCGAAACAGCCCGGCGCGTGGACGCGGCCTTCGAAGGCACGACCGACGCGATCGCCGCACTACTACGCCGTGGGATCACCGCAGGTGAACTGCCCGCCGACCTCGACGCGGACGCCACTGCGGACCTGCTGTTCACCACCCTCGCCGGGCTACGGGTACGCCACCGCGCCGGCCACGACTCGAGAAAACTCCGCGCAGCAGTCGACCGAGCCCTGCGCATACTCGACTGA
- a CDS encoding cellulose binding domain-containing protein: MRTSHRDHRRRWAALPLAALLAAAWAAGTPPAAVAAADAPAAISASVSVNAGSALATVPSTAIGVNGSVYDAALTDAAVPGLLKSAGTNLIRFPGGTSSDTYNWRTNTDVVSGQRQAVDFDHYATLLAQTGAQGMITVNYGTGDAAGATQSPAETGAQLAADWVRYANVTHHYGIKYWEIGNEIYGNGTYGGSWEPDRHCTAATNPTDCGPAVYAQHVKEYISAMKAVDPGIVVGVVLTAPGNWPDGNTSAGSPQPWNQTVLSALGNQIGFADVHWYPQNPSTVTPPGPTDAGLLAANAQIPGMVSSLRSLLSQSAGADVPIMITETNSVSSNPGKQTLSIVNALHLEQDYLGWLGAGVANVDWWQIHNGIVTTGDNGPSLYGDATYGDYGMLSDASCDTANGVRVCEPAADTPFPAYYGLQLLGQFIHPGDTLVSASSTASLVQSFAVKKADGSLKVMLVNDDPTNSYAVNLAYTGFTPSGATPTVATLAPPGTGITTTTAGSAASQTIAPYTATVVTLQPGTTQNPPSTPGTPVASAVTSTSVGLSWTASTSTNGIAGYDVVRVNGTTETVVASSTTNAATVTGLMPSTAYTFAVYAKDTAGNRSARSGTVAVTTGSVSSGGCKVTYQPNSWPGGFTGGVTITNTGSTAWHGWTVTFTFGGDQKITNAWNATVTQSGAKATAVNVGYNGDVAAGGSASFGFQGTWSSSSAAPTGFAVNGATCTS; this comes from the coding sequence ATGCGGACATCGCACCGAGATCACCGGAGGCGGTGGGCGGCGCTGCCCCTTGCGGCGCTGCTGGCCGCCGCTTGGGCGGCCGGGACGCCGCCGGCCGCGGTCGCGGCCGCTGACGCCCCTGCGGCCATCAGCGCGTCGGTGAGCGTGAACGCGGGCAGCGCCCTCGCGACCGTGCCGAGCACCGCGATCGGCGTCAACGGCTCGGTGTACGACGCCGCACTCACCGACGCCGCGGTCCCCGGACTGTTGAAGTCGGCCGGCACCAACCTGATCCGCTTCCCCGGCGGCACGTCGTCGGACACCTACAACTGGCGGACCAACACCGACGTGGTGTCCGGTCAGCGGCAGGCGGTGGACTTCGACCACTACGCCACGCTGCTCGCCCAGACCGGGGCGCAGGGCATGATCACCGTCAACTACGGCACCGGTGACGCGGCCGGCGCGACGCAGAGCCCGGCCGAGACCGGGGCGCAGCTCGCCGCGGACTGGGTGCGCTACGCCAACGTCACCCACCACTACGGCATCAAGTACTGGGAGATCGGCAACGAGATCTACGGCAACGGGACCTACGGCGGCAGCTGGGAGCCCGACCGGCACTGCACCGCCGCGACGAACCCGACCGACTGCGGCCCGGCCGTCTACGCGCAGCACGTCAAGGAGTACATCAGCGCGATGAAGGCGGTCGACCCCGGCATCGTGGTCGGCGTCGTGCTGACCGCGCCCGGCAACTGGCCCGACGGCAACACCTCGGCGGGCAGCCCGCAGCCGTGGAACCAGACCGTCCTGTCCGCGCTGGGCAACCAGATCGGGTTCGCCGACGTGCACTGGTACCCGCAGAACCCGAGCACCGTCACGCCGCCGGGGCCGACCGACGCCGGCCTGCTCGCCGCCAACGCCCAGATCCCGGGCATGGTGTCGTCGCTGCGGTCGCTGCTGTCCCAGAGCGCCGGCGCCGACGTGCCGATCATGATCACCGAGACGAACTCGGTGTCGTCCAACCCCGGCAAGCAGACGCTGAGCATCGTCAACGCGCTGCACCTGGAGCAGGACTATCTCGGCTGGCTGGGCGCGGGCGTCGCGAACGTCGACTGGTGGCAGATCCACAACGGCATCGTCACCACCGGCGACAACGGCCCGTCGTTGTACGGCGACGCGACCTACGGCGACTACGGCATGTTGTCCGACGCGAGCTGCGACACGGCCAACGGCGTCCGGGTGTGCGAACCGGCCGCGGACACGCCGTTCCCCGCCTACTACGGCCTCCAGTTGCTCGGCCAGTTCATCCACCCCGGCGACACGCTGGTGTCCGCGTCGTCCACCGCGTCGCTCGTGCAGTCGTTCGCGGTGAAGAAGGCCGACGGTTCGCTGAAGGTCATGCTCGTCAACGACGATCCGACCAACAGCTACGCGGTGAACCTCGCCTACACCGGGTTCACGCCCAGCGGCGCCACGCCGACCGTGGCCACGCTCGCGCCACCCGGCACCGGCATCACCACGACGACCGCCGGGTCCGCGGCGTCGCAGACCATCGCGCCGTACACCGCGACCGTGGTCACGCTCCAGCCCGGCACGACCCAGAACCCGCCGAGCACTCCGGGCACGCCGGTGGCCTCCGCCGTCACGTCGACGTCGGTCGGCCTGAGCTGGACCGCGTCCACGAGCACCAACGGCATCGCCGGCTACGACGTCGTCCGGGTCAACGGCACCACCGAGACCGTGGTTGCCTCCTCGACCACGAACGCCGCGACCGTCACCGGCCTCATGCCGTCCACCGCCTACACGTTCGCCGTGTACGCCAAGGACACCGCCGGCAACCGTTCGGCCCGGTCCGGCACGGTCGCGGTCACGACGGGCTCGGTTTCCTCCGGCGGCTGCAAGGTGACGTACCAGCCGAACAGCTGGCCCGGCGGCTTCACCGGCGGCGTGACCATCACCAACACCGGGTCCACGGCATGGCACGGCTGGACGGTGACGTTCACCTTCGGCGGTGACCAGAAGATCACCAACGCCTGGAACGCCACCGTGACGCAGTCCGGAGCCAAGGCCACCGCGGTGAACGTCGGCTACAACGGAGACGTCGCGGCCGGCGGGTCGGCGTCGTTCGGCTTCCAGGGCACCTGGTCGAGTTCGAGCGCGGCGCCGACCGGGTTCGCCGTCAACGGCGCGACCTGCACGAGTTGA
- a CDS encoding cellulose-binding domain-containing protein — protein sequence MDALRRRTSARRLAAVLAALGSLVLVAIVVPNARATSGTASAATPSCQVTDQINQWAGGFTSNITVTNNGPAVSSWTVTWTFGGNQHVTSAWSAQVAQTGAAVTATNQSYNGSLPTGGSVSFGFQATFSGANDTPADFAVNGQPCNGNTPPTSTTTTTTTTPPAGTGCTSATAIRCDGFEDQTGPAPSGHWSTVTPNCSGAGTATISTATAHTGTRSLQVNGADGYCNHVFVDDTTDPPAASPTWFVRFWIKHTTPLPTGHVTFLAMNDAAAGNTDLRLGGQNGALMWNRQSDDATLPDQSPAGVAQSVQLPVNAWTCVEFSVSGADGQIHTWVNGSAVPGLTEDGVPTSNIDDQWLGRTWRPKLTDLKLGWESYGGGGPDGLWFDDVALGTSRIGCD from the coding sequence ATGGATGCGTTACGCCGCAGGACATCCGCTCGGCGTCTCGCCGCGGTCCTCGCCGCGCTCGGCAGCCTCGTGCTCGTCGCGATCGTCGTGCCGAACGCCCGAGCCACCAGCGGCACGGCGTCGGCCGCGACTCCGTCGTGCCAGGTGACCGACCAGATCAACCAGTGGGCCGGCGGGTTCACGTCGAACATCACGGTGACCAACAACGGCCCGGCCGTCTCCTCCTGGACGGTGACCTGGACCTTCGGCGGCAACCAGCACGTGACGTCGGCCTGGTCGGCTCAGGTGGCCCAGACCGGGGCGGCGGTCACCGCGACCAACCAGTCCTACAACGGCTCGCTGCCCACCGGTGGCTCCGTGAGCTTCGGTTTCCAGGCAACGTTTTCCGGTGCCAACGACACGCCGGCTGACTTCGCCGTCAACGGGCAGCCCTGCAATGGCAACACCCCGCCGACATCCACGACCACTACCACCACCACGACCCCACCGGCCGGCACCGGTTGCACCTCGGCCACCGCGATCCGTTGCGACGGTTTCGAGGACCAGACCGGCCCGGCGCCATCGGGCCACTGGAGCACGGTGACACCCAACTGCTCCGGCGCCGGCACCGCGACGATCAGCACCGCGACCGCGCACACGGGAACCCGTTCGTTGCAGGTCAACGGCGCGGACGGCTACTGCAACCACGTGTTCGTCGACGACACGACCGATCCGCCGGCCGCGAGCCCGACCTGGTTCGTGCGGTTCTGGATCAAGCACACCACCCCGCTGCCCACCGGCCACGTGACGTTCCTGGCGATGAACGACGCCGCGGCCGGCAACACCGACCTCCGGCTCGGCGGCCAGAACGGCGCCCTGATGTGGAACCGGCAGTCCGACGACGCCACGCTCCCCGACCAGAGCCCCGCCGGCGTCGCGCAGAGCGTGCAACTGCCGGTCAACGCCTGGACGTGCGTGGAGTTCTCCGTCAGCGGCGCCGACGGCCAGATCCACACCTGGGTGAACGGGTCCGCGGTGCCCGGCCTGACCGAGGACGGCGTGCCCACCTCGAACATCGACGACCAGTGGCTGGGCCGCACCTGGCGGCCGAAGCTGACCGATCTGAAGCTGGGCTGGGAGAGCTACGGCGGCGGTGGGCCCGACGGGCTCTGGTTCGACGACGTGGCGCTGGGCACCAGCCGGATCGGCTGCGACTGA
- a CDS encoding lytic polysaccharide monooxygenase auxiliary activity family 9 protein: MSDVRIRRTVLAAAIGVVSALATVVAAAPQASAHGAMVSIGSRTFLCYEDGLTSSGQEIPQNPACQAATATSGVVPLYNWFAVGNRTANGGKAGVIPDGKLCSGNSNYYDFSGFDQARSDWPITHLTAGSTITVKYNKWAAHPGTFNLYITKDGWDSTRPLTWADLESVPFSTATNPPSVGDSGSASSYYYWTATLPANKTGNHIIFSQWVRSDSTENFLGCSDVKFDGGNGNVTGIGAGAPPPPTSTPCTASYAVTSTWPGGFQAQVTVSNPSTSAMTGWTVGWTVAEGETVTSSWNGTLTQAGSLATVKAANWNNQLAAGGTTNFGFTATYNGTPPVPTSVSCQSP, from the coding sequence ATGAGTGATGTGAGGATTCGACGCACAGTCCTGGCGGCCGCGATCGGCGTCGTCTCGGCGCTGGCCACGGTCGTCGCCGCGGCGCCCCAGGCGTCGGCGCACGGTGCGATGGTCTCCATCGGCAGCCGGACGTTCCTGTGCTACGAGGACGGCCTCACGTCGTCCGGCCAGGAGATCCCGCAGAACCCCGCCTGCCAGGCGGCCACCGCGACCAGCGGTGTGGTCCCGCTGTACAACTGGTTCGCCGTCGGCAACCGCACCGCCAACGGCGGCAAGGCCGGCGTGATCCCGGACGGCAAGCTGTGCAGCGGCAACAGCAACTACTACGACTTCTCCGGGTTCGACCAGGCTCGCTCGGACTGGCCGATCACCCACCTCACCGCCGGGTCGACCATCACCGTCAAGTACAACAAGTGGGCCGCGCATCCCGGCACGTTCAACCTGTACATCACCAAGGACGGCTGGGACTCCACGCGGCCGCTGACGTGGGCCGACCTCGAGTCGGTTCCGTTCTCCACGGCCACCAACCCGCCGTCGGTCGGCGATTCGGGCAGCGCCAGCAGCTACTACTACTGGACCGCGACGCTGCCGGCCAACAAGACCGGCAACCACATCATCTTCTCGCAGTGGGTCCGGTCCGACAGCACGGAGAACTTCCTCGGCTGCTCGGACGTCAAGTTCGACGGCGGCAACGGCAACGTGACCGGCATCGGCGCGGGAGCGCCACCGCCGCCCACCTCGACGCCGTGCACCGCGTCGTACGCGGTCACCAGCACCTGGCCGGGCGGATTCCAGGCCCAGGTGACGGTGAGCAACCCGAGCACGTCGGCGATGACCGGCTGGACGGTCGGCTGGACGGTGGCGGAGGGCGAGACCGTCACCAGTTCCTGGAACGGCACGCTGACCCAGGCGGGATCGCTGGCCACGGTCAAGGCGGCGAACTGGAACAACCAGCTCGCGGCCGGCGGCACCACCAACTTCGGCTTCACCGCCACCTACAACGGCACGCCGCCCGTGCCGACCAGCGTCTCCTGCCAGAGCCCGTAG
- the cysC gene encoding adenylyl-sulfate kinase, with protein MLRLATAGSVDDGKSTLIGRLLHDSKAIFADQLAAVERTSRERGEDELNLALLTDGLRAEREQGITIDVAYRYLTTPKRKIIIADTPGHVQYTRNMVTGASNADLALILVDARKGVVEQSRRHAFIASLLGVAHLVLCVNKMDLVDWSAERFEEIREEFRRFAMKLNVADLAFVPVSALHGDNVVQRSANMPWYEGTSLLHHLEEVHVASDRNLIDTRLPVQYAIRTRDFRGYAGTVAGGVLKPGDEVVVLPAGFTSRVRSIWGPGGEPVGEAFPPQAVTVRLDDELDVARGDLICRPHNRPHVGQEIDAMVCWLTERSTLTPGARYTLRHTTRSVRAQVRELAYRIDINTLHRDETANSLSLNEIGRVRLRTQTPLLFDAYRRNRSTGSFILVDDATNSTVAAGMITEPSASVVWHPAAVSRSDRATRGMTVWLTGLSASGKSTIATELERRLVAAGRPAYLLDGDNLRHGLNADLRFSPRDRAENVRRVGEVAQLFADAGVVAVVSLISPYRADRELVRARHAAAGLAFLEVFVDTPVEVCEARDPKGMYARARAGEIRGFTGIDDPYEVPVEPALVLRPEDGDPATMAAKVLDLLNRP; from the coding sequence ATGCTTCGGCTGGCCACCGCGGGCAGTGTCGACGACGGGAAGTCCACCCTGATCGGCCGGCTGCTCCACGACTCCAAAGCGATCTTCGCCGACCAGCTCGCCGCGGTGGAGCGAACCAGCCGTGAGCGCGGCGAGGACGAGCTGAACCTTGCCCTGCTGACCGACGGGCTGCGGGCCGAACGCGAACAGGGCATCACCATCGACGTCGCCTACCGCTATCTCACCACCCCCAAGCGGAAGATCATCATCGCCGACACGCCCGGGCACGTGCAGTACACCCGGAACATGGTCACCGGGGCGTCCAACGCGGATCTGGCGCTGATCCTGGTCGACGCGCGCAAGGGCGTGGTCGAGCAGTCCCGGCGGCACGCGTTCATCGCCAGCCTGCTCGGCGTCGCGCATCTGGTGCTGTGCGTGAACAAGATGGATCTCGTCGACTGGTCGGCCGAGCGGTTCGAGGAGATCCGCGAGGAATTCCGCCGGTTCGCGATGAAGCTGAACGTGGCCGACCTCGCGTTCGTGCCCGTTTCCGCGCTGCACGGCGACAACGTCGTGCAGCGCAGTGCGAACATGCCTTGGTACGAAGGCACTTCGCTGCTGCACCACCTGGAGGAGGTGCATGTCGCCTCGGACCGCAACCTCATCGACACGAGGCTCCCGGTCCAGTACGCGATCCGCACGCGGGACTTCCGGGGTTACGCGGGCACCGTGGCCGGTGGCGTGCTCAAACCCGGTGACGAGGTGGTGGTGCTGCCGGCGGGCTTCACCTCGCGGGTGCGGTCCATCTGGGGCCCTGGTGGTGAACCGGTCGGCGAGGCGTTCCCGCCGCAGGCGGTCACGGTGCGCCTCGACGACGAGTTGGACGTCGCGCGGGGCGACCTGATCTGCCGGCCGCACAACCGGCCACACGTCGGCCAGGAGATCGACGCCATGGTCTGCTGGCTCACCGAACGGTCCACGCTGACGCCGGGCGCCCGCTACACCCTGCGGCACACCACGCGCTCGGTCCGGGCACAGGTGCGCGAACTGGCCTACCGCATCGACATCAACACCCTGCACCGCGACGAGACGGCGAATTCCCTGTCGCTCAACGAGATCGGACGGGTCCGGCTGCGCACGCAGACGCCGCTGCTGTTCGACGCCTATCGCCGCAACCGGTCGACCGGCAGCTTCATCCTGGTCGACGACGCGACCAACAGCACGGTGGCCGCCGGCATGATCACCGAGCCGAGCGCGTCCGTGGTCTGGCATCCCGCCGCGGTCAGCCGGTCCGATCGCGCGACCAGGGGCATGACGGTGTGGCTCACCGGACTGTCCGCCTCGGGGAAGTCCACCATCGCCACCGAGTTGGAACGCCGCCTGGTGGCCGCCGGCCGCCCGGCCTACCTGCTCGACGGGGACAACCTGCGGCACGGCCTCAACGCCGATCTGAGGTTCAGCCCGCGTGACCGGGCCGAGAACGTTCGGCGGGTCGGCGAGGTGGCACAGCTGTTCGCCGACGCCGGCGTGGTCGCGGTCGTGTCGCTGATCAGCCCGTACCGCGCCGACCGCGAGCTGGTCCGAGCCCGACACGCGGCGGCCGGGCTCGCCTTTCTGGAGGTGTTCGTGGACACGCCCGTCGAGGTCTGCGAGGCCCGTGACCCCAAGGGCATGTACGCGCGGGCCAGGGCCGGCGAGATCAGGGGCTTCACCGGGATCGACGATCCCTACGAGGTTCCCGTCGAGCCCGCCCTCGTGCTCCGGCCCGAGGACGGCGACCCCGCCACGATGGCCGCCAAGGTGCTCGACCTCCTCAACCGCCCATGA
- the cysD gene encoding sulfate adenylyltransferase subunit CysD, protein MLEAESVHVLREVAATFERPALLFSGGKDSVVMLHLAAKAFWPAPVPFPVMHVDTGHNFDEVIEFRDRAVARFGVRLVVAAVQDDIDAGRVVEETGPRASRNRLQTVTLLRGIAEHGFDAVFGGARRDEEKARAKERVFSFRDEFGQWDPRNQRPELWNLYNGAHRKGEHIRVFPLSNWTEVDIWRYIRDERIDLPSIYYAHRRPVFHRDGMLLAHTRFVELIDGEEPFEASVRFRTVGDATCTGCVESTATTAEAVIAEVAASRITERGATRADDRISEAGMEDRKKEGYF, encoded by the coding sequence ATGCTGGAAGCCGAGTCGGTGCACGTCCTGCGCGAGGTCGCGGCCACCTTCGAACGACCGGCGCTGCTGTTCTCCGGTGGCAAGGACTCCGTGGTGATGCTGCACCTGGCGGCCAAGGCGTTCTGGCCGGCGCCGGTGCCGTTCCCGGTGATGCACGTGGACACCGGGCACAACTTCGACGAGGTGATCGAGTTCCGGGACCGCGCCGTGGCGCGGTTCGGCGTGCGCCTGGTGGTCGCCGCCGTGCAGGACGACATCGACGCGGGCCGGGTGGTCGAGGAGACCGGGCCGCGGGCCAGCCGCAACCGGCTGCAGACCGTGACGCTGCTGCGGGGCATCGCCGAGCACGGCTTCGACGCGGTGTTCGGTGGCGCGCGGCGAGACGAGGAGAAGGCGCGCGCCAAGGAGCGGGTGTTCAGCTTCCGGGACGAGTTCGGCCAGTGGGACCCCCGCAACCAGCGCCCCGAGCTGTGGAATCTCTACAACGGGGCGCATCGCAAGGGTGAGCACATCCGCGTCTTCCCGCTGTCCAACTGGACCGAGGTGGACATCTGGCGCTACATCCGTGACGAGCGCATCGACCTGCCGTCGATCTACTACGCGCACCGGCGTCCGGTGTTTCACCGGGACGGGATGTTGTTGGCACACACCAGGTTCGTCGAACTGATCGACGGCGAGGAGCCGTTCGAGGCGTCGGTGCGCTTCCGAACCGTCGGCGACGCCACGTGCACCGGCTGCGTGGAATCCACTGCCACCACGGCGGAAGCGGTGATCGCCGAGGTGGCGGCCAGCCGGATCACCGAGCGCGGCGCGACTCGCGCCGACGACCGGATATCCGAGGCCGGTATGGAGGATCGCAAGAAGGAGGGGTACTTCTGA
- a CDS encoding nuclear transport factor 2 family protein, which yields MTDLIALEEIRRLKYRYLRSLDLKRWDEFAQTLAVDATADYGTPVYGERLRLAGRDEIVAFMSRRLGPDVITVHLAGQPEIDIDGDEATGTWGMQDTVIATERQVVIQGAAFYEDRYRCGEDGVWRISHTGYDRTYEAMFALTDLPGFKLTANRWAGVR from the coding sequence GTGACGGACCTGATCGCACTCGAGGAGATTCGCCGGCTGAAATACCGCTATCTGCGCAGCCTCGACCTCAAGCGCTGGGACGAGTTCGCCCAGACGCTGGCCGTGGACGCCACGGCCGACTACGGCACCCCGGTCTACGGCGAGCGGCTGAGGCTGGCCGGCCGCGACGAGATCGTGGCGTTCATGAGCCGCCGGCTCGGGCCGGACGTCATCACCGTGCACCTCGCCGGCCAGCCCGAGATCGACATCGACGGCGACGAGGCGACCGGGACGTGGGGCATGCAGGACACCGTGATCGCGACCGAGCGTCAGGTCGTGATCCAGGGCGCCGCGTTCTACGAGGACCGGTACCGGTGCGGCGAGGACGGCGTGTGGCGGATCAGCCACACCGGCTACGACCGGACCTACGAGGCGATGTTCGCGCTGACGGACCTGCCCGGCTTCAAGCTCACCGCCAACCGGTGGGCCGGCGTCCGCTGA